One Panicum virgatum strain AP13 chromosome 9K, P.virgatum_v5, whole genome shotgun sequence genomic region harbors:
- the LOC120652569 gene encoding galactinol synthase 2-like — MAPELAGKMTAKAAAAAAVKPATRAYVTFLAGDGDYWKGVVGLAKGLRKVGSAYPLVVAVLPDVPESHRRILVSQGCIVREIEPVYPPENQTQFAMAYYVINYSKLRIWEFVEYERMVYLDADIQVFENIDELFELEKGHFYAVMDCFCEKTWSHTPQYKIGYCQQCPDKVAWPTAELGPPPPLYFNAGMFVHEPSMATAKALLDTLRVTPPTPFAEQDFLNMFFREQYKPIPLVYNLVLAMLWRHPENVQLEKVKVVHYCAAGSKPWRYTGKEANMDREDIKTLVKKWWDIYNDESLDFKGLPAAAADADEVEAVAKKPIRAALAEAGTVKYVTAPSAA; from the exons ATGgctcccgagctcgccggcaagatgaccgccaaggccgccgccgccgccgcggtgaaGCCCGCGACCAGGGCGTACGTGACGTTCCTGGCGGGCGACGGCGACTACTGGAAGGGCGTGGTGGGTCTGGCCAAGGGCCTGCGCAAGGTCGGCTCGGCGTACCCGCTGGTGGTCGCCGTGCTGCCCGACGTGCCGGAGTCCCACCGCCGCATCCTCGTCTCGCAGGGCTGCATCGTCCGCGAGATAGAGCCCGTGTACCCGCCGGAGAACCAGACGCAGTTCGCCATGGCCTACTACGTCATCAACTACTCCAAGCTCCGCATCTGGGAG TTCGTGGAGTACGAGCGGATGGTGTACCTGGACGCGGACATCCAGGTGTTCGAGAACATCGACGAGCTGTTCGAGCTCGAGAAGGGCCACTTCTACGCGGTGATGGACTGCTTCTGCGAGAAGACGTGGAGCCACACCCCGCAGTACAAGATCGGCTACTGCCAGCAGTGCCCCGACAAGGTGGCCTGGCCCACCGCCGAGCtcggccccccgccgccgctctacTTCAACGCCGGCATGTTCGTGCACGAGCCCAGCATGGCCACCGCCAAGGCCCTGCTCGACACGCTCCGCGTGACCCCACCCACCCCCTTCGCGGAGCAG GACTTCCTGAACATGTTCTTCCGGGAGCAGTACAAGCCGATCCCGCTCGTGTACAACCTGGTGCTGGCCATGCTGTGGAGGCACCCGGAGAACGTGCAGCTGGAGAAGGTGAAGGTGGTGCACTACTGCGCGGCGGGGTCGAAGCCCTGGAGGTACACGGGCAAGGAGGCGAACATGGACCGGGAGGACATCAAGACGCTGGTGAAGAAGTGGTGGGACATCTACAACGACGAGAGCCTGGACTTCAAGggcctgcccgccgccgccgccgacgccgacgaggtggaggcggtggcCAAGAAGCCGATCCGCGCGGCGCTGGCGGAGGCCGGCACTGTCAAGTACGTCACCGCGCCGTCGGCCGCGTGA